A section of the Salvelinus fontinalis isolate EN_2023a chromosome 33, ASM2944872v1, whole genome shotgun sequence genome encodes:
- the LOC129832365 gene encoding uncharacterized protein LOC129832365: protein MIQQNNNNNYPCLEMSGSPREVLQKCQKSNLPFTRHLELGDMPLVKGLRAWAACSKNRRRAAPPPRSQGTCPRPADVYPVGQWGRLGYGLGQPLDSNYASNPRQTGLGALVTVATLKASEGGGQTQTSCLFLKTEGGRCLYSTGSPKPCTQGLVPQSPSTLVGSWLRDKVGGVRDSSTVGKMGVRDMEGALGSYQVKSRSAQRWRTSCKPVVSIQGRTLRNRENAGEHTLEGSQESRDKGEFPKAGQDTPSGKQDRGSTRIPKCSHAQTKTCIQCHRRRGGQGSSGGQREAASVCEQDQSSCGVEGIKEKEEGKVQDGTGLTRSKPCDSCLPPDNADPENCSSDVGDRGKPDSAHTQEGLHPETSLNKEHFQDKLWDKDIHTGGNDVASGIMRHVEDFDGMVGAVIGFVDHIKSAECDSERLRGTGEIAEGELPNRWIDVQTSESHCCSERSCLKDCSTQPPRPVEGSIYTATDETGYGQINQETKSDKKLCEKCQPEEKDPVAVDKEGLQESVHGLCEEEEIEGEEGIQSTVPEIRELCGEHGEILPEVRSTDDEATLVRGDIISQRTERGPHWATEEHESEETCRMEARCFSDLPANLTEEAVVGWRKAGTRQFNSLLQGSAVAGPAISVTHSPPNPASSRAMATGLPAPNGGQTDAGGGALVPLLRSPGEQEWKRGTDESKVASNRGFLDGGPEGEDDFGLFMQAEEQPPWDDSFTASPLVPSGKRKSVGWTDSSFQQSEDAWTAFPKDTAGEGQDTREHWWPTNAVEETRGRFSATQNVNKVFVEAFPSLSTPLYDRDAVPTLSQLLRGVLDHESSAEDHGLLDGFHDLNKMFGLKYKRANAVSRERLLQSLHLGQCNTENMTGHRAANYSPSLGLPSSSQHAQACGKRRLSYVNKNIME from the exons ATGATCCAGCAGAACAATAACAACAACTACCCATGCCTGGAGATGTCTGGCTCCCCCAGGGAGGTGCTGCAGAAGTGCCAAAAAAGCAATCTTCCCTTCACCAGACACTTGGAGCTTGGGGACATGCCCTTAGTAAAGGGCCTTCGGGCCTGGGCTGCGTGCTCCAAGAACCGCAGGAGGGCAGCACCTCCCCCCAGGTCCCAAGGAACGTGCCCCAGGCCTGCAGATGTCTACCCGGTGGGACAGTGGGGCAGGCTGGGTTATGGTCTGGGGCAACCGCTGGACTCCAACTATGCCTCCAACCCCAGACAGACAGGCCTGGGGGCACTGGTGACTGTGGCCACATTGAAGGCCTCTGAGGGAGGTGGTCAGACTCAGACAAGTTGTCTGTTCCTCAAGACGGAGGGTGGACGGTGCCTCTACTCTACAGGCAGCCCAAAGCCCTGCACTCAAGGTCTGGTCCCTCAGTCCCCCTCCACGTTGGTGGGCAGCTGGCTGAGGGATAAAGTGGGAGGGGTCAGGGACTCCTCCACGGTGGGGAAAATGGGGGTGCGGGATATGGAAGGGGCCTTGGGGTCATACCAGGTCAAATCGAGGTCAGCCCAGAGGTGGAGAACATCCTGCAAGCCTGTGGTTTCCATCCAGGGGAGAACACTCCGGAACAGGGAGAATGCTGGCGAGCATACCCTGGAAGGGAGCCAGGAAAGCAGGGACAAAGGGGAGTTTCCCAAAGCTGGTCAGGACACCCCAAGTGGAAAACAAGACCGAGGGAGTACTAGAATCCCCAAATGCAGTCACGCTCAGACCAAGACCTGCATCCAGTGTCACAGGcggagaggagggcaggggagtAGCGGGGGTCAGAGGGAAGCTGCCTCTGTATGTGAGCAGGATCAGTCGAGCTGCGGTGTGGAGGGGAttaaggagaaggaggaggggaaagTACAGGATGGCACTGGTCTCACCCGGTCAAAGCCCTGTGACTCCTGCCTGCCTCCAGACAATGCTGACCCAGAAAACTGCAGCAGTGACGTCGGGGACCGGGGAAAGCCagacagtgcacacacacaggagggGCTGCATCCTGAAACTTCTCTCAACAAGGAGCACTTCCAGGACAAACTATGGGATAAAGACATCCATACTGGAGGCAACGATGTGGCCAGTGGTATCATGAGACATGTGGAAGACTTTGATGGCATGGTGGGTGCTGTGATTGGGTTTGTGGATCATATCAAGTCCGCAGAGTGTGATTCAGAGAGGCTAAGGGGGACCGGGGAGATAGCTGAGGGGGAGCTGCCCAACAGGTGGATCGATGTTCAAACCTCAGAGAGCCACTGCTGCTCTGAGAGAAGCTGCCTCAAAGACTGCTCCACACAACCACCCagaccagtagagggcagcatTTATACTGCTACCGATGAGACTGGCTATGGTCAGATAAATCAGGAAACAAAATCAGATAAAAAGCTTTGTGAGAAATGTCAGCCAGAAGAAAAAGATCCTGTGGCAGTGGATAAAGAAGGTTTACAGGAATCTGTACATGGCCTCTGTGaggaagaggagatagagggggaggagggaatcCAGTCAACAGTACCAGAAATTAGGGAGCTCTGTGGGGAGCATGGAGAGATACTGCCCGAGGTCAGGAGCACAGATGATGAGGCCACGCTAGTAAGGGGAGACATCATATCCCAGAGAACTGAGCGAGGGCCTCACTGGGCAACGGAGGAACATGAGTCCGAGGAGACATGTAGGATGGAAGCGAGGTGTTTTTCAGATTTACCAGCTAACCTAACTGAAGAGGCCGTAGTAGGGTGGAGGAAGGCAGGGACTAGGCAGTTTAATTCCCTTTTACAAGGCTCTGCTGTTGCTGGCCCTGCTATCTCTGTCACACACTCGCCACCTAATCCGGCCTCCTCAAGAGCCATGGCAACAGGCCTCCCTGCTCCGAATGGGGGGCAGACAGACGCTGGAGGTGGGGCTCTGGTGCCTCTGCTACGGAGCCCAGGGGAGCAGGAGTGGAAGAGGGGCACGGATGAGAGCAAGGTGGCCTCCAACAGGGGGTTCCTGGATGGGGGGCCAGAGGGGGAGGATGACTTTGGGCTTTTCATGCAGGCAGAGGAGCAGCCGCCCTGGGACGACAGCTTCACTGCGTCGCCCCTAGTGCCTTCTGGGAAACGTAAGAGTGTTG GTTGGACAGACAGCTCATTCCAACAATCAGAGGATGCCTGGACAGCCTTCCCAAAGGATACAGCGGGAGAAGGGCAAGACACAAGAGAACACTGGTGGCCCACAAATGCTGTGGAGGAGACAAGGGGCAGATTCTCTGCCACGCAAAATGTG AACAAAGTGTTTGTGGAGGCCTTCCCGTCACTGTCTACTCCCCTGTATGATCGTGATGCTGTTCCCACACTCAGCCAGCTCCTCAGAGGCGTCTTGGATCATGAAAGCTCTGCAGAGGATCATGG CTTACTCGATGGGTTCCATGACTTGAACAAGATGTTTGGCTTGAAATATAAGAGGGCAAATGCTGTTTCCCGCGAACGTCTTCTACAGTCGCTACATTTGGGCCAGTGTAACACG GAAAATATGACTGGGCACCGAGCAGCCAACTACAGTCCCTCTCTTGGCCTCCCCTCGTCCAGTCAGCATGCACAGGCCTGTGGGAAGAGACGTTTATCGTATGTCAACAAGAACATCATGGAATAA